The Rhizobiaceae bacterium genome contains the following window.
CGCCGATATAGATAAAGGCGTCGGCATCGACCTTTTTCAGCCCTTTCAGGACCAGTTCGCAATAGGCGGCGTCGGGCTTGTCGCGCGTGGAGCCGAGAGCCGCACTTGGCGTGTGACCGATGCGGCGCATGCGCTCCGGCGGAACATCTGAAAGTTCGACGTAGTCGCCGTCACGGATGCCGCGTACGCCGTGCTTCGCGCCTAGAATGCGGGCGTCGGGAAAGCGTCGTTCGATCTCCGCAACCGCGCCCGCGAGCGTCTGGTTGATGACTGCGGTGGGGCCGCCGCCCTGTGCGATCACGAAAGTCCGGGGCATGAGGTTTCCTCCCGCCGTCAAATCAAGGTCTGCAATCTAATCGTTTTAGACCGCAAGCGGAGAGAGGAAAAGTATCAATCTTGTGCTCACATCACGACGATGGGGGTCTTGCTGACGAGCGTATTTGAATTGACGCGGTCGAACAGGTCTATCACGTCCTGATTCATCATGCGCACGCAGCCCGACGACATCGCCTGGCCGATGGTCCACCATTCCGGGGAGCCGTGCACACGGTAGCCGGTGTCTTGATCGTCGCGGAAGATATAGAGCGCCCTGGCCCCCAGCGGATTGTCGAGTCCGCCCGGCTGGCCGCCCGCCCATTTCGCGACTTCGGGTTTGCGCGCGATCATTTCCTTCGGCGGCGTCCAGGTCGGCCATTTGCGGCCATACTGGATCACGCCGCGCCCCGACCATTCGAACCCCGCCTTGCCGATGCCCACGCCATAGCGAAGCGCCTCGCCGCCTGGCTGGACCAGATAGAGATAGCGATTTTTCGTATCCACAACGAGCGTTCCGGGCGCTTCGCCGGTCGGGTCGACCACGATCTGACGTCGGAATTCCGGCTTCACTTTCTGGTAGGGGATCGCGGGCAGCACAAATCCCGAATCTTCCATTGAGGCATACATCAGGTCAGGATTTGTGACATTGCGGTCAATGCTGATCTGCGGGCGGATGGCGCCTGTCGGAACCATGTCCAGATTCATAGACGGTTCGCTCGAGCCCAGGTCGATCGTGGAGCAGCCCGCCACGGCGAGCAAGGTTGAGCCCACCCCAAGCAGCGCAGTCCGCCGCGAAACTGGAGCGTCGCTCACGGCAATGTCGGATTTTTCGGAAGTTTGCTTCGCCAAGGTACACACCCACACAACTGATACACGCGGAAGCGGCCCGCCCCGCCTTGGTTCGCATTTTCGCGGCTTATGGTTGACAAAGCGTGAAGGGAGAAAATGCTTCTGTTTCAAGGTCATATTCCGCGTCTGGCGGGCAGGTCGCGCATCGTCGGCGGGCCATGACGCAACTTTTCCCGCATTCTGTCACAAAGCCGTCCCGAGTTCGGGCGTAGGCTATGTTGCATTGCACAATGGAGATGCAGCAGAAGGATGCGCGCTATGACAGCCGTATTGTCCGCCACCGCGAAACGTTGTTCGTTTCCCGGCATCATGGTGGGTGCCGAGGTGCACGGCTTCGCCGAAGCGTTTGCACCCCGCGAGCGCCATGCTATGCGTCGGGAAAGGGCGGCTGCCGTTCGAGGTCACGCCCGCTGAGAGGCGCGCATGAGTTTTGAAACCTGGCTGGCATTCTGTGCGGCGTCGGCAGTATTGCTGGTCATCCCCGGACCGACGATTCTTCTCGTGGTATCCTACGGCCTCGGACAGGGCTGGCGAACCGCCTTGCCGACGGCGGTGGGTGTCGCGCTGGGCGACTTCACTGCGATGACGCTTTCGATGCTCGGCGTGGGCGCGCTGCTTGCTGCGTCGGCAACCATATTCACGATCCTCAAGCTCGCGGGCGCGGCCTACCTGATCTATCTCGGCGTCAAGCTCTTCAGGTCCGGAGGGACTTTCAAGGCGGAACCGAGAACGGCTGCGGCGTCCGCGCTCAAGATGATCAGCCATGCCTGGGTGGTAACCGCGCTCAATCCAAAGAGCATCACGTTCTTCGTGGCATTCCTT
Protein-coding sequences here:
- a CDS encoding L,D-transpeptidase; protein product: MSDAPVSRRTALLGVGSTLLAVAGCSTIDLGSSEPSMNLDMVPTGAIRPQISIDRNVTNPDLMYASMEDSGFVLPAIPYQKVKPEFRRQIVVDPTGEAPGTLVVDTKNRYLYLVQPGGEALRYGVGIGKAGFEWSGRGVIQYGRKWPTWTPPKEMIARKPEVAKWAGGQPGGLDNPLGARALYIFRDDQDTGYRVHGSPEWWTIGQAMSSGCVRMMNQDVIDLFDRVNSNTLVSKTPIVVM
- a CDS encoding LysE family translocator, which encodes MSFETWLAFCAASAVLLVIPGPTILLVVSYGLGQGWRTALPTAVGVALGDFTAMTLSMLGVGALLAASATIFTILKLAGAAYLIYLGVKLFRSGGTFKAEPRTAAASALKMISHAWVVTALNPKSITFFVAFLPQFLDRHADFWTQMLIFESTFLVLAFLNALGYALAAARARRVFASPRAIGIFNRAGGTMLIGAGIATAAARTSG